The following proteins are encoded in a genomic region of Fundidesulfovibrio putealis DSM 16056:
- a CDS encoding AMP-binding protein: protein MNAHDRERFWNERAHELLTWSQPWSKACPDSFDAAPGWFSGATLDVSANCLDRHVAAGRADVPALIWQGEPEDEAVVFTYGRLLADVRRAAVVLAGLGVSAGDVVGIALPALPELVVSMLALARLGAVHLVFPAGLSPAGISERLGACKAKLFITADGFYKAGRPVPLVQPQDVPRRVLVRRTGRPMEDARPGDVWWHEAIAAHPTPPNLPGAVHGASDPLFILYTSGSSGHPKGVVHSAGGFLTGCTSSAREGFGVGPGMTIWCQAEPGWIMGHAYAVYAPLCLGATTLLYEGSPGYPQPDRIWRIAQKHQVATLLTTPALTGQLMREGEAWPAARDLPSLKLIVSVGEKLTPENRSWLARSVGKGRAPVVDAWGQTETGGVLMLSGSQGGLAPLSGVEAGTQAGGHLVILAPWPGMAARLVEGSLGAKDFYDTGDLVQTTPDGKFIIQGRSELAGSELPLVAVEACVAAYPDVAEAAAVASGEQVVVYATLRAEAGEPEHMEAVLTQAVRRDVEGPEFPLSIRIVEELPKTRSGKIARNALRGAAEGRMGDVSGLADPSVMSTLLGDKDALF from the coding sequence ATGAACGCCCACGACCGCGAACGCTTCTGGAACGAGCGCGCCCATGAACTCCTGACCTGGAGCCAACCCTGGTCCAAGGCCTGCCCCGACTCCTTCGACGCCGCCCCCGGCTGGTTTTCGGGCGCGACCCTGGACGTGAGCGCCAACTGCCTGGACCGCCACGTGGCCGCCGGGCGAGCCGACGTGCCAGCGCTGATCTGGCAGGGCGAACCCGAGGACGAGGCCGTGGTCTTCACCTATGGCAGGCTCCTGGCGGACGTGCGCCGCGCCGCCGTGGTGCTGGCCGGGCTCGGGGTCAGCGCGGGCGACGTGGTGGGCATCGCGCTTCCGGCCCTGCCGGAGCTGGTGGTCTCCATGCTGGCCCTGGCGCGCCTGGGTGCGGTGCATCTGGTGTTCCCTGCCGGGTTGTCCCCGGCGGGGATCTCCGAGCGTCTCGGGGCCTGCAAGGCCAAGCTGTTCATCACCGCCGACGGCTTCTACAAGGCCGGGCGTCCCGTGCCCCTGGTCCAGCCCCAGGACGTGCCGCGCAGAGTGCTCGTGCGCCGCACGGGCCGCCCCATGGAGGACGCCCGCCCCGGCGACGTCTGGTGGCACGAGGCCATAGCGGCCCATCCCACGCCGCCCAACCTTCCGGGCGCGGTGCATGGCGCGTCGGACCCCTTGTTCATCCTGTACACCTCCGGCTCTTCGGGGCACCCCAAGGGCGTGGTGCACTCGGCGGGCGGGTTCCTCACGGGTTGTACTTCCTCCGCGCGGGAAGGCTTCGGAGTCGGCCCCGGCATGACCATCTGGTGCCAGGCCGAGCCCGGCTGGATCATGGGCCACGCCTACGCCGTGTATGCCCCGCTGTGCCTGGGGGCCACCACGCTTCTCTATGAGGGTTCTCCCGGCTATCCGCAGCCGGACCGCATCTGGCGCATCGCCCAGAAGCACCAGGTGGCCACGCTTTTGACCACCCCGGCCCTCACCGGACAGCTGATGCGCGAAGGCGAGGCCTGGCCCGCCGCGCGCGACCTGCCGTCGCTCAAGCTTATCGTGAGCGTGGGCGAGAAGCTCACCCCGGAGAACCGCAGCTGGCTGGCCCGCTCCGTGGGCAAGGGCCGCGCCCCGGTGGTGGACGCCTGGGGCCAGACCGAGACTGGCGGCGTGCTCATGTTGTCTGGCAGCCAGGGCGGGCTCGCACCGCTTTCCGGCGTGGAGGCCGGGACGCAGGCAGGCGGGCATCTGGTGATCCTGGCCCCATGGCCGGGTATGGCCGCGCGGCTGGTGGAAGGGAGCCTTGGAGCGAAAGACTTCTACGACACGGGCGATCTGGTGCAGACCACGCCGGACGGCAAGTTCATCATCCAGGGACGCTCGGAGCTAGCGGGATCGGAGCTGCCACTGGTGGCGGTGGAGGCCTGCGTGGCGGCGTATCCGGACGTGGCCGAGGCGGCGGCCGTGGCGTCTGGCGAGCAGGTGGTGGTCTACGCCACGCTGCGGGCCGAGGCAGGCGAACCGGAGCACATGGAGGCCGTGCTGACGCAGGCCGTGCGACGCGACGTGGAAGGTCCGGAGTTCCCGCTTTCGATTCGCATCGTGGAGGAGCTGCCCAAGACGCGCTCCGGCAAGATCGCGCGCAACGCCCTGCGCGGGGCGGCGGAGGGCCGCATGGGTGACGTGTCCGGGCTTGCGGACCCGTCGGTGATGTCCACGCTGCTGGGAGACAAGGACGCGCTGTTCTGA
- a CDS encoding zinc dependent phospholipase C family protein, translating to MALLLVLSFALVLLAPGEALAWGPGVHTAAARFVLANLDLVPPAVAALLTQFPNTYLYGCLSADFFVGKGTRMRPGHSHNWESAARLSQAADSEQLKVHALGYMSHLAADVVAHNIYVPGVMVRTSLPGNLAHAYVEVQADSRLTGGHGLSHRLSRPSQRMVDRSMVQALDKNVFTYLCRKRMFRSSVRLAGLRGWNRSLRFAQSVLPLPDDRACLDSMFELSLRAVLDVLRSPGESALFAMDPIGSLNLAQAKKHQEASPMDSRLKDLPGLPGRPAALFQDVA from the coding sequence GTGGCGCTCCTTTTGGTTCTTTCCTTCGCGTTGGTCCTTCTCGCGCCCGGCGAGGCCCTGGCCTGGGGGCCTGGAGTCCACACTGCGGCCGCACGCTTCGTGCTGGCCAATCTCGACCTGGTGCCGCCCGCCGTGGCCGCGCTTCTCACCCAGTTTCCCAATACCTATCTGTACGGCTGCCTGAGCGCGGACTTCTTCGTGGGCAAGGGCACGCGCATGCGCCCTGGCCACAGCCACAACTGGGAGTCCGCCGCGCGTCTCTCCCAGGCCGCCGACAGCGAACAGCTGAAGGTCCACGCCCTGGGGTACATGTCGCATCTGGCGGCTGACGTGGTGGCGCACAATATTTACGTGCCGGGCGTCATGGTCCGCACGTCGCTTCCTGGAAATCTGGCCCACGCCTATGTGGAGGTGCAGGCCGACTCGCGCCTTACCGGCGGCCACGGCCTGTCCCACCGCCTGTCGCGGCCCTCACAGCGCATGGTGGACCGCAGCATGGTCCAGGCGCTGGATAAGAACGTGTTCACCTACCTGTGCCGCAAGCGCATGTTCCGCAGCAGTGTGCGCCTCGCCGGGCTTCGCGGCTGGAACCGCTCCCTGCGCTTTGCCCAGAGCGTGCTGCCACTGCCCGACGACCGGGCCTGCCTGGACTCCATGTTCGAACTCAGCCTGCGGGCGGTGCTTGATGTGTTGCGTTCTCCCGGCGAGAGCGCGCTTTTTGCCATGGACCCCATCGGCAGCCTGAATCTGGCCCAGGCCAAAAAGCATCAGGAGGCCTCACCGATGGATTCGCGCCTCAAGGATCTGCCCGGCCTGCCGGGGAGGCCTGCGGCGCTGTTCCAGGACGTGGCCTAG